CGGGCAGAGAGTGTAGAGGTAAGACCTGATTCTTCAAGGGTTGCATCCCACAATATCATCGAGCCATAGGAATATTCGATGCCCACCCTGAATCAGCCATGCTTTGCAGGCCCCTTTGCTGTCAGGCTGTGATGGGGTCCGAGACCTTACCATGGCAAAGTTATTGGCATGTGACCGTTTTGTTGGCGGAAACAAGGTGGCGCTTACCGTTTTTTCTAAGCCTGCTGCCTGTGTAGATAAGCAAGTATCATCTTGGTATGTTTGTTGCTATAGGTTGTTGTATAAGAATTGTTCTGCCAGTTTGCATGATCCATGAAACTCTTTTTTAAAGGTCAGAATCAAAAGGTTTTATGGTGAAGGGAAGCATTGAAGAGACATTTTAAGAAAGGAAAAGACCATGAAAGAAAAACGGGTTCAGATGAAGGGGTGTTTTAAAAAAAATCTGCTGATTGTCATGGGACTACTGATGTTTTACTGTTCTGCTGGAGTTGTTCAGGCAGGAAATACCCGGTTTCAGGAGGTGGAAGGAAGCAATGGTTCCATTGTCCGTGACAATAATACACGGCTTGAATGGCAGCGCTGTCCCCATGGTCAGAGCTGGACAGGTTCAGGCTGTAGCGGAACAGCCTGGGAAGGACCCTGGGATTATGCAATGCGGATAACAGCTTCGGCTGGATTTCGGGTTCCGACCATTGATGA
This is a stretch of genomic DNA from Desulfobotulus mexicanus. It encodes these proteins:
- a CDS encoding DUF1566 domain-containing protein is translated as MKEKRVQMKGCFKKNLLIVMGLLMFYCSAGVVQAGNTRFQEVEGSNGSIVRDNNTRLEWQRCPHGQSWTGSGCSGTAWEGPWDYAMRITASAGFRVPTIDELKTLAPYDQNIFPGVYGFWSSSPYAYDSDYAWYLSFSYRHVYGNYKSYAYRVRLVRGGQ